One genomic segment of Eikenella corrodens includes these proteins:
- a CDS encoding bifunctional transcriptional activator/DNA repair enzyme AdaA — translation MSPNQTRQFTRIARAIEYLYDHAAEQPDLAQVAAAVHVRPEHLQREFSAWAGISPKKMLQHISISRAKAALKNSESVAEAAHSGGLSGTGRLHDLFINIEKMTPGEDKNGGAGLQIHYTLIPGLFGDLLAAATDKGICFMRFSDDPSAALNELRAEYPNARLIGQETAFHRRAADIFRTRCGRITLHIKGTPFQLKVWQALLDIPAGSLQSYGTVAQAVGSPNAARAVGMAIGQNPVALLIPCHRVIRESGIIGGYRWQRGRKMAILAHELGDADDA, via the coding sequence ATGTCCCCGAATCAAACCCGCCAATTCACGCGCATTGCCCGCGCCATCGAATACCTTTACGACCATGCCGCCGAGCAGCCCGATTTGGCGCAGGTGGCGGCAGCAGTGCACGTCAGACCCGAACACTTGCAGCGTGAATTTTCCGCATGGGCGGGCATCAGCCCGAAAAAAATGCTGCAACACATCAGCATCAGCCGCGCCAAGGCCGCCCTGAAAAATAGCGAAAGCGTGGCGGAAGCGGCGCACAGCGGCGGATTGAGCGGCACGGGACGGCTGCACGATTTGTTTATAAACATCGAAAAAATGACACCGGGCGAAGACAAAAACGGTGGCGCAGGCCTGCAAATCCATTACACCCTGATTCCCGGCCTCTTCGGCGACCTGTTGGCAGCAGCAACAGACAAAGGCATCTGCTTCATGCGTTTTTCAGACGACCCTTCAGCCGCCCTGAACGAATTGCGCGCCGAATATCCGAACGCCCGCCTAATCGGGCAGGAAACCGCGTTCCACCGCCGAGCCGCCGATATCTTCCGCACCCGGTGCGGCCGCATTACCCTGCACATCAAAGGCACGCCCTTCCAGCTCAAAGTCTGGCAGGCGCTGCTCGATATTCCCGCAGGCAGCCTGCAAAGCTACGGCACAGTGGCGCAGGCCGTCGGTTCGCCCAACGCCGCGCGAGCCGTTGGGATGGCCATCGGGCAGAATCCCGTTGCATTACTCATCCCCTGTCACCGCGTCATCCGCGAAAGCGGCATCATCGGCGGCTACCGCTGGCAACGCGGGCGCAAAATGGCGATATTGGCTCACGAATTGGGAGACGCTGATGACGCTTGA
- a CDS encoding methyltransferase family protein has protein sequence MNLETKIPPPAICFICALLMYISAQVSALAGILPRFPILLSVVLLVFGTALGVLGMWAFRRVRTTVSPFNPEQTEHFVSDGVFRFSRNPMYAGMGCWLVAWAGYLAHPLPWLFLAAFVAYMTRFQIMPEERVLAQNFGAEYESYCRRVRRWL, from the coding sequence ATGAATTTAGAAACCAAAATTCCGCCGCCGGCGATATGTTTTATTTGTGCGTTGTTGATGTACATCTCTGCCCAAGTGTCGGCGTTAGCCGGCATATTGCCGCGCTTTCCTATATTGCTGTCGGTTGTTTTGCTGGTGTTTGGGACGGCGTTGGGCGTATTGGGTATGTGGGCGTTTCGCCGTGTGCGCACGACCGTCAGCCCGTTCAACCCCGAACAAACCGAACACTTTGTTTCAGACGGCGTGTTCCGTTTCAGCCGCAACCCGATGTATGCGGGCATGGGCTGCTGGCTGGTTGCATGGGCGGGCTATTTGGCTCACCCACTGCCGTGGTTGTTTTTGGCTGCATTTGTTGCCTATATGACACGCTTTCAAATCATGCCCGAAGAACGCGTCTTGGCACAAAATTTCGGTGCAGAGTACGAGTCTTACTGTCGGCGCGTTCGCCGTTGGTTATAA
- a CDS encoding SDR family oxidoreductase — protein MSNLLDLKDKTAAVIGASSGIGRAVSLLLAEHGAHVVLCARRTDKLEETAALIRAHGGRAVTVAGDAVLPETHETVVRTAQQKFGGLDIAINNAGTLGAYKPLAELSPEEWRATLDGNLTAAFLGARSQIPAMLARGGGAMVFTSSFVGTSCALPNMGAYGCAKAALSALAKSITADYAAQGIRANALLPGGTDTEMMSADPQQRAWAEGLHAVKRIARPEEIAAAILFLVSPMSSFTTGAAISADGGNSAVK, from the coding sequence ATGTCAAATCTATTGGATTTAAAAGATAAAACAGCCGCCGTCATAGGTGCGTCGTCAGGCATCGGGCGTGCCGTTTCGTTACTGTTGGCGGAACACGGTGCCCATGTTGTTTTGTGTGCCCGCCGTACCGACAAATTGGAAGAAACCGCCGCCCTGATTCGTGCACACGGCGGACGGGCGGTTACCGTGGCAGGCGATGCGGTGTTGCCTGAAACGCACGAAACGGTTGTCCGCACGGCGCAGCAAAAGTTCGGCGGCTTGGACATCGCAATCAACAATGCTGGCACGCTGGGTGCGTACAAGCCTCTGGCGGAGCTTTCCCCCGAAGAATGGCGGGCTACGCTGGACGGCAATCTGACTGCCGCCTTCCTCGGCGCACGCAGCCAAATCCCCGCCATGCTGGCACGTGGCGGCGGTGCGATGGTATTCACGTCCAGCTTTGTCGGCACCAGTTGTGCCCTGCCGAACATGGGTGCATACGGCTGTGCCAAAGCCGCACTTTCCGCATTGGCCAAAAGCATTACCGCCGATTACGCCGCCCAAGGCATCCGCGCCAACGCCCTGCTGCCCGGCGGCACGGACACGGAAATGATGTCTGCCGACCCTCAACAGCGCGCGTGGGCAGAAGGGCTGCACGCGGTCAAACGCATTGCCCGCCCGGAAGAAATCGCTGCCGCGATTTTATTTTTGGTCAGCCCGATGAGCAGTTTTACCACGGGTGCGGCAATATCTGCGGATGGGGGAAATTCGGCGGTAAAATAG
- a CDS encoding EamA family transporter — protein sequence MTSRAAILLSTALAPVIWGSTYLVTTEFLPPNRPFTAALIRVLPAGLLLLAWTRRLPRRGEWGFVALLGFLNIGFFQAMLFVAAYRLPGGLAAVLSSTQTLMVLVFTWLIGKTMPPKAAWGWAAAGVAGISLLVLSPQARYDTLGILAALAGAAAMALGVYLSKHRRTSLPVLAFTGWQLFIGGLCLLPVPLLAEPPLEALSAANLGGYLYLCLFGAVLAYVLWFDGIAKLPPAAVSSLGLLSPVCAFVLGWLFLGQGMDAKSLAGFALVLASIFGVQRAVGKTG from the coding sequence ATGACAAGCCGCGCCGCCATTCTTCTTTCCACCGCGCTTGCTCCCGTGATTTGGGGCAGCACTTATCTCGTTACCACCGAATTTCTGCCGCCGAACCGCCCGTTCACCGCCGCGCTTATCCGCGTGTTGCCGGCCGGGCTGTTGCTGCTGGCGTGGACGCGCAGGCTGCCTCGGCGCGGTGAATGGGGCTTTGTCGCCCTGCTCGGTTTTTTAAACATCGGCTTTTTTCAGGCCATGCTGTTTGTGGCGGCGTACCGTTTGCCGGGCGGTTTGGCGGCGGTGCTGAGTTCCACGCAGACGCTGATGGTGCTGGTGTTCACTTGGTTAATCGGCAAAACCATGCCACCGAAAGCGGCTTGGGGCTGGGCGGCGGCGGGCGTGGCAGGGATTTCGCTGTTGGTGCTGTCGCCGCAGGCGCGCTATGACACGCTGGGCATTTTGGCGGCACTGGCGGGCGCGGCGGCGATGGCCTTGGGCGTGTATTTGTCGAAACACCGCCGCACTTCACTGCCCGTGCTGGCGTTCACCGGCTGGCAGCTGTTTATCGGCGGACTGTGCCTGCTGCCCGTCCCCTTATTGGCCGAACCGCCGCTGGAAGCGTTAAGCGCGGCCAACCTAGGCGGCTACCTGTATCTGTGCCTGTTCGGCGCGGTGCTGGCCTATGTACTGTGGTTCGACGGCATCGCCAAACTGCCGCCCGCCGCCGTGTCGTCGCTGGGATTGCTCAGCCCCGTCTGCGCCTTCGTGCTGGGCTGGCTGTTCCTCGGCCAGGGCATGGACGCAAAATCGCTGGCGGGCTTCGCACTGGTGCTGGCTTCGATTTTCGGGGTGCAGCGGGCGGTGGGGAAGACTGGCTGA
- a CDS encoding DEAD/DEAH box helicase: MILTKNEVEIKLKDSREINPDDAFLVLQSMCFLANKDPEDNEIQQLLLRVLDRKEEFSPFIEVVNGLIRHFGLYPYLDTNTITVKDAIAREIHRPSLLANDDNNQNIEDEGFVFHRVQAEVFQYLMDGENIILSAPTSFGKSALIDSLIESKKFDNIIIIVPTIALIDETRRRISVLKCDHKIITHASQELQSKNIFILTQERAIDFPDLPNFDIFILDEFYKLDPREDSERAMTLNHALYKLHKKSKQFYLLGPNIQNVPEGLPDRLQCKFIRTNYSTVVTELIRVGSNKDPFNDELLSLCNSIQGSTLIFCSSPNKARKITELLANHCTQIGEGLTDAADWVAENYHPDWTLVKGLRKGIGMHHGQIPRAIAHLCVKGFNEGKLPFLVCTSTLIEGVNTKAKNVIIFDNKIANKKFDFFTFNNIRGRSGRMFQHFIGRVYLFNDPPQEKLPLVEIPVFSQEENAEESLLIQLDKTDITERSWNRIQKYYDQDILDISVLRSNSGINPDLQINFANYLIVNRIELSILAWKSTPTYDQLEHLCCLIWKYFLKGKKFHKVSSGRQLAFKINQLRNNEIKEIISNEITQEKEPDEAVENTLSFIRQWAQFHFPRLAMAVCRIQNAVAERLGVAQADYSFFCAQVESLFTDSALVALDEYGLPLPLAEKLENMLNSNGSLDTALKNLSILNFDKLSLTIFEKEMLNDVKKSI; encoded by the coding sequence ATGATACTTACAAAAAATGAAGTTGAAATAAAACTAAAAGATAGCAGAGAAATAAATCCTGACGATGCTTTCTTAGTTCTACAGTCTATGTGTTTTTTAGCCAATAAGGATCCTGAAGATAATGAGATACAGCAATTGCTTCTTCGTGTATTGGATCGAAAAGAAGAATTTAGTCCATTTATAGAAGTAGTAAATGGATTAATTCGACATTTTGGTCTTTATCCTTATTTGGATACGAATACAATTACTGTAAAAGATGCCATAGCAAGAGAAATTCATAGACCATCTTTGTTAGCAAACGATGATAACAACCAAAATATAGAAGATGAAGGTTTTGTATTCCACAGAGTACAGGCTGAAGTATTTCAATATTTGATGGATGGAGAAAATATCATACTAAGTGCCCCAACCAGTTTTGGAAAAAGTGCCTTAATTGATTCTCTAATTGAAAGTAAAAAGTTTGATAATATCATTATCATTGTACCAACTATCGCCTTAATCGACGAAACGAGAAGACGAATATCCGTATTAAAATGCGATCACAAAATTATCACACATGCTTCACAAGAGTTACAATCAAAAAATATATTTATTCTCACCCAAGAAAGAGCTATCGACTTTCCCGATTTGCCCAATTTTGATATTTTTATTTTAGATGAATTTTATAAGCTAGATCCAAGGGAGGATTCTGAAAGAGCAATGACTTTGAATCATGCCTTGTATAAATTACATAAGAAGTCCAAGCAATTCTATCTGTTAGGACCAAATATACAAAATGTACCTGAAGGACTGCCTGATCGATTGCAGTGTAAATTTATTCGAACCAATTATTCAACTGTCGTTACTGAGCTTATCCGAGTTGGATCAAATAAAGATCCATTTAATGATGAACTACTAAGTTTATGCAATAGCATTCAGGGCTCTACCTTAATATTCTGTTCATCTCCAAATAAAGCAAGAAAAATTACTGAACTACTTGCTAACCATTGTACTCAAATTGGTGAAGGATTAACGGATGCTGCCGATTGGGTTGCAGAAAATTATCATCCTGATTGGACGTTAGTGAAAGGTTTGAGAAAAGGTATTGGAATGCACCACGGTCAAATTCCAAGAGCGATAGCGCATCTTTGTGTGAAAGGTTTTAATGAAGGGAAATTACCATTTTTAGTCTGCACATCCACCCTGATTGAGGGTGTAAATACAAAAGCAAAAAATGTGATTATTTTTGATAACAAGATTGCAAACAAGAAATTTGATTTTTTTACTTTTAACAACATAAGAGGACGTTCCGGAAGAATGTTTCAGCATTTTATTGGACGTGTCTATTTATTCAATGATCCTCCTCAAGAGAAACTTCCTCTTGTTGAAATACCCGTATTTTCTCAAGAAGAAAATGCCGAAGAATCTCTTCTTATTCAACTTGATAAAACAGATATAACAGAACGGTCTTGGAACCGAATACAGAAATATTATGATCAGGATATTTTAGATATTAGTGTTCTACGCAGCAATTCAGGAATTAATCCAGATCTTCAAATCAATTTTGCCAATTATTTAATAGTAAACCGGATAGAGTTATCAATTTTAGCTTGGAAAAGCACTCCTACATATGATCAATTAGAACATTTGTGTTGCCTGATCTGGAAGTATTTTCTTAAAGGTAAAAAATTTCATAAGGTATCATCTGGCCGCCAATTAGCTTTTAAAATAAATCAATTAAGAAATAATGAAATTAAGGAAATTATATCGAATGAAATAACTCAAGAGAAAGAACCTGATGAAGCTGTAGAAAATACGCTGAGTTTCATTAGACAATGGGCACAATTTCATTTTCCTAGGTTGGCTATGGCTGTTTGTAGAATACAAAATGCAGTCGCTGAAAGATTAGGAGTTGCCCAGGCAGACTATTCTTTCTTTTGTGCGCAAGTAGAAAGCTTATTTACAGATTCAGCCCTAGTGGCTCTTGATGAATACGGGTTGCCCCTGCCTTTAGCAGAAAAGTTAGAGAATATGTTAAATTCAAATGGATCACTAGATACTGCTCTTAAGAATCTATCTATATTGAATTTTGATAAATTGAGTTTAACTATATTTGAGAAAGAAATGCTTAATGATGTAAAGAAATCTATTTAA
- a CDS encoding HamA C-terminal domain-containing protein, producing MDYPEPPAPFLEVKIHKLDITPPISSLCAGYECGEWRSSQLAEHTMEWLPEFCLTASELKSLKPGNAFSMIKKAARMVYQTEKYKSRGEFGELFLHMILRQIYKSIPAISKIYFKDSVNHTVKGYDAVHIVQIDGKLELWLGEVKFYNNAADAIRDVIAEIQEHTKQDYLRNEKMLLANKIDPNSSFYPTLSKLLDQNTSLDELFDCACIPILITYDSGTLKKHNKTTDDFNKELEEEVLAIRQKIEEKMSNLNLPVKIHLFLLPLQEKSVLIQKLDEQLKRLQ from the coding sequence ATGGATTATCCAGAACCACCAGCACCTTTTTTAGAAGTAAAAATTCACAAACTTGATATCACCCCTCCTATATCATCACTATGTGCAGGTTATGAATGCGGTGAATGGCGTTCATCTCAGCTTGCTGAGCATACAATGGAATGGCTACCTGAGTTTTGCCTTACCGCTAGTGAGTTGAAAAGCCTCAAGCCTGGAAACGCTTTTAGCATGATTAAGAAAGCTGCTAGAATGGTTTATCAAACAGAGAAATATAAATCACGTGGGGAATTTGGAGAGCTGTTCTTGCATATGATATTACGGCAAATCTATAAATCTATTCCCGCCATCAGTAAAATTTATTTTAAAGACTCCGTCAATCATACCGTTAAGGGATATGATGCTGTTCATATCGTTCAGATAGATGGAAAACTGGAGTTATGGCTTGGTGAAGTTAAATTTTATAACAACGCCGCTGATGCGATACGAGATGTTATAGCTGAAATTCAAGAACATACAAAGCAGGATTATTTAAGAAATGAAAAAATGCTTTTAGCCAATAAAATTGATCCTAATTCATCATTCTATCCGACATTATCAAAATTGCTTGATCAAAATACATCTCTTGACGAGTTATTTGATTGCGCTTGCATCCCTATTCTTATCACTTATGATAGCGGCACTTTGAAAAAACACAACAAAACAACAGATGACTTTAACAAAGAGCTGGAAGAAGAAGTTTTAGCAATTAGACAGAAAATTGAGGAAAAAATGTCCAACCTTAATTTACCAGTTAAAATCCATCTTTTTTTGCTTCCTCTTCAAGAAAAATCTGTGTTAATTCAAAAATTAGATGAACAGTTAAAAAGGCTGCAATGA
- a CDS encoding aspartate/glutamate racemase family protein gives MKKQGMDTVGLLGTRFTVSDGFYTDFMGTQGVKTIVPTAAEQGEIHRIIFDELCKNKILSESTRYFCDVISRLKQAGAAGIILGCTKICLIVNEENSPLPVFDSTKIHALAAVDEALAG, from the coding sequence GTGAAAAAACAAGGCATGGACACGGTCGGGCTTTTAGGGACGCGCTTTACCGTGAGCGACGGCTTTTATACCGACTTTATGGGAACCCAAGGCGTGAAAACCATCGTCCCCACCGCGGCCGAACAGGGCGAAATTCACCGCATTATTTTCGACGAACTCTGCAAAAACAAAATCCTGTCCGAATCCACCCGCTATTTTTGCGACGTAATCAGCCGCCTCAAACAGGCAGGCGCGGCAGGCATCATCTTAGGCTGCACCAAAATCTGCCTGATTGTGAATGAAGAAAACAGCCCGCTGCCCGTGTTCGACAGCACAAAAATCCACGCGCTTGCGGCAGTGGATGAAGCGCTGGCGGGGTAA
- a CDS encoding NAD(P)H-dependent oxidoreductase, whose product MFADKQAVLNAFRFRHACKSYDAAKKIPADDFAYILETAHLSPSSFGLEPWRFLVVQNRTLREELRDIAWGAAEKIMDCSHFVILLARTQAAMQTDYQEKIWGGVHGMPSETFEMMQGFFNQFAETDFVIADNPRSFNDWAAKQTYIALANMMTAAALIGVDSTPMEGFQKENVEKLLSEKGLINLDEYRVSVMAAFGYRAGEPKRAKTRQAAGDVVQWVE is encoded by the coding sequence ATGTTTGCCGATAAGCAAGCCGTTTTAAACGCCTTCCGTTTCCGCCACGCCTGCAAAAGTTATGATGCGGCGAAGAAAATCCCTGCCGATGATTTTGCTTATATTTTGGAAACCGCACACCTGTCTCCCAGCTCGTTCGGGCTGGAACCTTGGCGGTTTTTGGTGGTACAAAACCGTACTCTGCGCGAAGAGTTGCGCGACATCGCATGGGGCGCGGCGGAAAAAATCATGGATTGCAGCCATTTTGTGATTTTGTTGGCACGCACACAGGCTGCCATGCAGACGGATTATCAGGAAAAAATCTGGGGCGGCGTGCATGGTATGCCGTCTGAAACTTTTGAAATGATGCAAGGTTTTTTTAACCAGTTTGCCGAAACCGATTTTGTCATTGCCGATAATCCGCGCTCGTTTAACGACTGGGCAGCCAAGCAAACCTATATCGCGTTGGCGAATATGATGACCGCTGCCGCGTTGATTGGTGTGGATTCCACGCCGATGGAAGGCTTTCAAAAAGAAAATGTGGAAAAACTGCTGTCGGAAAAAGGTTTAATCAATCTTGACGAATACCGCGTCAGCGTCATGGCGGCGTTTGGCTATCGCGCAGGCGAACCCAAGCGAGCCAAAACGCGGCAGGCGGCGGGGGATGTTGTTCAGTGGGTGGAATAA
- a CDS encoding MarR family winged helix-turn-helix transcriptional regulator, producing MTEHLDAAARAVAQWKQELPELAAENMLLIGRLKRAAAVIARELEKVYGEYGLTEGSFDVLATLRRSGAPYTLTPTELFSSLMVTSGTMTTRLKNLENQGLIDRLPNPDDARSLLVRLTDKGEELIEKAVFPHVENEKRLLEKLDADTRTQLEQGLAAWLRALET from the coding sequence ATGACCGAACACCTTGATGCAGCCGCCCGCGCCGTTGCCCAATGGAAGCAGGAACTGCCTGAATTGGCCGCCGAAAATATGCTTTTAATCGGCCGTCTGAAACGCGCCGCTGCCGTCATCGCGCGCGAACTGGAGAAAGTTTACGGAGAATACGGTTTAACCGAAGGCTCGTTCGATGTGCTGGCCACTTTGCGCCGCAGTGGCGCGCCTTATACGCTGACCCCGACCGAGTTGTTCTCATCGCTGATGGTAACGTCCGGCACCATGACCACGCGCCTGAAAAATCTGGAAAACCAAGGCTTAATCGACCGCCTGCCCAACCCGGACGATGCCCGCAGCCTGCTGGTCCGCCTGACAGATAAAGGTGAAGAATTGATTGAAAAAGCCGTGTTCCCGCATGTGGAAAACGAAAAGCGGCTGCTGGAAAAGCTGGATGCGGACACCCGCACGCAACTCGAACAAGGATTGGCGGCGTGGTTGAGGGCTTTGGAGACGTGA
- a CDS encoding type 1 glutamine amidotransferase domain-containing protein: MSDKPILYVVTSNAVKGASGQPTGFWLSELTHPMHETEAAGHRSEIAAIRAGVAPVDADSLNMDDPVNAHYWQQTDLQQRLQAAPGLGGLNGADYSAILFTGGYGTMWDFRESLDAQRLIREVYENGGIVAAVCHGPAALVDAKLSNGEYLVSGKNVAAFTNAEEEATGGAKIVPFLLETALVEHGAKHHAAPNWAENVVVDGRLITGQNPASAKGVGVALAKALG; encoded by the coding sequence ATGTCCGACAAACCCATTCTCTACGTTGTAACCAGCAATGCCGTTAAAGGTGCAAGCGGCCAGCCCACCGGCTTTTGGTTGTCCGAACTCACGCACCCCATGCACGAAACCGAAGCCGCCGGGCACCGAAGCGAAATCGCCGCCATCCGAGCCGGAGTCGCCCCCGTTGATGCCGACAGCCTGAATATGGATGACCCCGTGAACGCCCATTACTGGCAGCAAACTGACCTGCAACAACGTTTGCAAGCTGCGCCCGGGCTGGGCGGTCTGAACGGCGCGGACTATTCCGCCATTCTGTTTACCGGCGGCTACGGTACGATGTGGGATTTCCGCGAAAGCCTTGACGCGCAACGCCTTATCCGCGAAGTGTACGAAAACGGCGGTATCGTTGCCGCCGTCTGCCACGGCCCTGCCGCGCTGGTGGACGCGAAACTTTCTAATGGCGAATATCTGGTCAGCGGCAAAAACGTTGCCGCTTTCACCAACGCCGAAGAAGAAGCAACGGGCGGAGCTAAAATCGTCCCCTTCCTGCTGGAAACCGCGCTCGTTGAACACGGCGCAAAACACCATGCCGCGCCGAACTGGGCGGAAAACGTGGTGGTGGATGGCCGTCTGATTACCGGTCAAAACCCGGCATCCGCCAAAGGCGTAGGGGTGGCGTTGGCAAAGGCATTGGGTTGA
- a CDS encoding DUF2798 domain-containing protein yields MKKLPKKYAGVLFSFYASAVMVLIVSAVLVALNTGIDAGYLQRLLKSYLITWPVAFASLLGVRPLVVKWVAASVAD; encoded by the coding sequence ATGAAAAAATTGCCGAAAAAATACGCGGGCGTATTGTTTTCTTTTTACGCCTCAGCGGTGATGGTGCTGATTGTGAGCGCGGTGCTGGTGGCGCTGAATACCGGTATCGACGCGGGCTACCTGCAGCGCTTGTTGAAATCATATTTGATTACTTGGCCGGTGGCATTCGCCAGCCTGCTCGGCGTGCGGCCGTTGGTGGTGAAATGGGTGGCGGCTTCGGTGGCGGATTGA
- a CDS encoding LysR family transcriptional regulator — MDWDWNGIRHFTTLVEKQTLTAAAEHLGVQHSTVSRQIAQLENALGLRLFDRIGKRYLLTPEGERLYRHACEICKDISMLQRTAREQAELRHSVVISAPPFVARLLLMPHIADFYRKHNDIRLII; from the coding sequence ATGGATTGGGACTGGAACGGCATCCGCCACTTCACCACTCTCGTGGAAAAACAAACCCTTACCGCTGCTGCCGAACACCTGGGCGTGCAGCACAGCACCGTTTCGCGGCAAATCGCCCAGCTGGAAAACGCACTCGGCCTGCGCCTGTTCGACCGCATCGGCAAACGCTACCTGCTCACCCCAGAAGGCGAACGGCTTTACCGCCATGCCTGCGAAATCTGTAAAGATATAAGCATGTTGCAGCGTACCGCGCGCGAACAGGCCGAGCTGCGGCACAGCGTCGTCATTTCCGCACCGCCATTCGTCGCCCGACTCCTGCTGATGCCCCACATTGCCGATTTCTACCGCAAACACAACGACATACGTCTTATCATTTAA
- a CDS encoding NAD-dependent malic enzyme, translated as MSNTPAILQNPLTNKDTAFTLEERAKYGLTGRLPVVVETLEQQATRAYRQFSSYEKDIEKYIFLDQLHNRNEVLYYKLLIDHLAEMLPVVYDPTVGEAIKKWSRDYRRSRAVYLDVNHPENIRASFETLGLGADDVDLIVVSDAEEILGIGDWGVNGTDISVGKLAVYTAAAGIHPSRTIAVNLDVGTDNEALLNDPAYLGNRHARVRGERYDALIANYLKTAAEMFPNALLHFEDFGPSNARRILMENRRQYRIFNDDMQGTGAIVMAAVFSGLKVTKQTFAEQRLVVYGAGTAGTGMADQISAAMEREGLSREEAKQRVWLIDINGLVTDDMDGLPDYQQEYARPAAEVADWAKTDGKIGLLEVVKQVKPTILIGTSTDHGAFTEDVVKALCAGVERPILLPLSNPTEKIEVMPSEAIKWSDGKALISVGIPVPPVPYKGVNYEIGQANNAMLYPGLGLGVIVSGAKHVTDGMLLAAAEAVASQVNPQDEGASLLPSVNNLRASSATVAVAVAKQAVKDGVATKQPENWVQAVQDAMWQAVYE; from the coding sequence ATGAGCAACACCCCCGCTATCCTACAGAACCCTCTCACCAACAAAGATACCGCTTTCACGTTGGAAGAGCGAGCAAAATATGGCCTGACCGGCCGCCTACCTGTCGTTGTGGAAACGCTCGAACAACAGGCCACGCGTGCTTACCGCCAGTTTTCATCCTATGAAAAAGATATTGAAAAATATATCTTTCTCGATCAACTGCACAACCGCAACGAAGTACTGTACTACAAACTCCTGATTGACCATCTAGCCGAAATGCTGCCCGTCGTTTACGACCCCACTGTCGGCGAAGCAATTAAAAAATGGAGCCGCGACTACCGCCGTTCGCGAGCTGTCTATCTGGATGTAAACCATCCTGAAAACATCCGTGCATCGTTTGAAACGCTGGGCTTGGGTGCAGATGATGTAGATTTGATTGTGGTTTCCGATGCGGAAGAGATTTTGGGTATCGGCGACTGGGGTGTGAACGGCACGGATATTTCCGTCGGCAAACTGGCAGTTTATACTGCTGCTGCGGGCATTCATCCCAGCCGCACCATTGCTGTGAATCTAGATGTGGGTACAGATAATGAAGCCCTGCTCAATGATCCCGCTTATTTGGGCAATCGCCATGCCCGCGTGCGTGGTGAACGCTACGACGCATTGATTGCAAACTACCTGAAAACTGCTGCTGAAATGTTCCCCAATGCGCTGTTGCACTTTGAAGACTTTGGTCCGTCCAACGCCCGCCGCATTTTGATGGAGAACCGTCGCCAATACCGTATTTTCAACGACGATATGCAGGGAACGGGTGCGATTGTGATGGCTGCCGTATTCTCTGGCCTGAAAGTGACCAAACAGACCTTTGCCGAACAGCGGTTGGTGGTGTATGGTGCAGGCACCGCAGGTACGGGTATGGCCGACCAAATCAGTGCAGCGATGGAGCGCGAAGGTCTGAGTCGCGAAGAAGCGAAACAACGCGTATGGCTGATTGACATCAACGGACTGGTTACTGACGACATGGACGGCTTGCCCGATTACCAGCAGGAATATGCACGTCCCGCCGCCGAAGTTGCCGATTGGGCGAAAACGGACGGTAAAATCGGCTTGCTCGAAGTTGTAAAACAAGTAAAACCGACTATCTTGATTGGCACATCCACCGATCACGGCGCATTCACTGAAGACGTAGTCAAAGCCCTATGTGCGGGCGTAGAGCGCCCAATTCTGCTGCCGTTATCTAACCCGACCGAGAAAATCGAAGTGATGCCGAGTGAGGCTATAAAATGGTCGGATGGCAAAGCGCTCATTTCTGTCGGCATCCCTGTGCCACCCGTGCCGTATAAAGGCGTGAACTACGAAATCGGTCAAGCTAACAACGCCATGCTTTACCCGGGGTTGGGGCTGGGGGTTATCGTTTCCGGTGCGAAACACGTTACTGACGGGATGCTGCTGGCTGCAGCTGAAGCAGTCGCCTCGCAAGTCAATCCACAGGACGAAGGCGCGTCGCTCCTGCCATCGGTGAATAACCTGCGTGCATCGTCTGCTACTGTTGCTGTTGCTGTTGCCAAACAGGCGGTCAAGGACGGTGTAGCGACCAAGCAACCTGAAAACTGGGTACAGGCGGTGCAGGACGCAATGTGGCAGGCGGTATATGAATAG